The following coding sequences lie in one Peribacillus frigoritolerans genomic window:
- a CDS encoding MFS transporter, with protein MEKNTSVTLSNKEPNIFKNRVFRAIIFSGLFLQIGIWVRNFAVLLFVMEKTNGDAFAISMISVAEFAPIFIFSFIGGTFADRWSPKKTMVWCDILSAISVFAVLISLIFGSWKMVFFATLISAILSQFSQPSGMKLFKMHLPESQIQTGMSVYQTVFAVFMVLGPILGTFAFQSFGINISIAITGLAFLLSAGALAFLPKDRKLNEETAKTTLWQEMKSGVSYVLRKKELSLLGLCFLAAGLGLGFIQPLSIFLVTEQLELPKENLQWLFMVNGFGMILGGAGVMIFAKKVAPQRLLAFGMLVNAIGLAVMGLSTNLWITLTAEFFNGLMLPCIQIGINTLILQRTEGEFIGRVNGILSPLFTGSMVLTMSAAGVLKEQFSLVAIFETAAFFFILGMFFILPLYNQKAESKPLEIQS; from the coding sequence ATGGAAAAAAACACGTCCGTAACATTAAGTAATAAAGAACCTAACATTTTTAAAAATCGTGTATTCCGGGCCATTATCTTTTCAGGCTTGTTTTTACAAATAGGGATATGGGTACGGAATTTTGCAGTTTTGTTATTCGTCATGGAAAAGACAAACGGGGATGCTTTTGCCATTTCCATGATATCAGTAGCGGAATTCGCTCCCATCTTTATTTTTTCATTCATTGGAGGGACGTTTGCGGACCGTTGGAGTCCGAAAAAAACGATGGTTTGGTGTGATATATTAAGTGCAATATCCGTATTTGCTGTGCTAATCTCGCTTATCTTTGGCAGTTGGAAAATGGTATTCTTCGCTACTTTGATTTCGGCGATACTTTCTCAATTTTCTCAGCCATCAGGCATGAAGCTATTTAAGATGCATTTGCCTGAAAGTCAAATTCAGACAGGGATGTCTGTTTATCAGACCGTCTTCGCAGTATTTATGGTTTTAGGTCCGATTCTCGGTACATTTGCCTTCCAATCATTTGGGATAAACATCTCTATTGCGATTACTGGTCTGGCGTTTTTACTTTCAGCTGGAGCACTTGCCTTTCTTCCAAAAGATCGTAAACTGAATGAAGAGACAGCAAAAACAACGTTATGGCAGGAAATGAAAAGCGGAGTGAGCTATGTGTTGCGAAAAAAAGAACTAAGTTTGCTTGGTTTATGTTTTCTGGCAGCCGGGCTTGGACTGGGTTTCATTCAGCCGCTTTCTATATTCCTTGTTACCGAACAACTGGAACTTCCTAAGGAAAATCTGCAATGGTTATTTATGGTGAATGGGTTTGGTATGATTTTAGGCGGAGCTGGGGTGATGATTTTTGCTAAAAAAGTGGCACCTCAGAGATTATTAGCTTTCGGAATGCTTGTGAATGCCATAGGATTAGCGGTAATGGGGCTTTCAACAAATCTTTGGATTACACTTACTGCCGAGTTCTTTAATGGACTAATGCTGCCTTGTATCCAAATCGGGATCAATACATTGATATTACAGAGAACCGAAGGCGAGTTCATCGGAAGGGTCAATGGAATCTTGAGCCCATTATTCACTGGATCGATGGTTTTGACCATGAGTGCGGCAGGCGTGCTGAAAGAGCAATTTTCACTCGTCGCCATATTTGAAACCGCCGCTTTCTTTTTTATTCTAGGGATGTTTTTC